In Juglans microcarpa x Juglans regia isolate MS1-56 chromosome 8D, Jm3101_v1.0, whole genome shotgun sequence, the following are encoded in one genomic region:
- the LOC121243739 gene encoding anthocyanidin 3-O-glucosyltransferase 5-like yields the protein MEEVEYDTMKPHVAVLPSPGMGHIIPLFEMAKYLVVHHNCHVSFLNITTEASAAQTHLLRSPACTVLPPGLQVIDLPPVDISALVSEETLILTRLSIIVEESLKSDLKSVLIKLGKLQALVIDFFCTQAFEICRELSIPTYTFCTTSTAFLCFSLYFPTLDREVECEFVDLLESIQVPDCAPVRIEDLLDQARNRKIDEYKWLLLHLSRLPMATGIFLNLWEDLEPKSLKAIREHSFYKQIPTPPIHVIGPLIKKDEVPMTETDAECLAWLDKQPLDSVLYIALGSGGTLTAAQLTELAWGLELSRQRFILVVRKPTNTSASGTFFNVGGDFNDPKAYLPEGFLERTKGVGLVIPSWAPQLMVIRHASTGAFLSHCGWNSILESITYGVPMIAWPLYAEQRMNATMLVEEVGVAVKLAGGGLEKRVVEREEIERVIRIVMEVNEGKVMRHTARKLKDSAEKALNFGTGSSYKSLSCVVQEWKARIL from the exons ATGGAAGAAGTTGAATACGATAC CATGAAACCCCACGTTGCAGTCCTCCCAAGTCCCGGCATGGGTCATATTATCCCCCTCTTCGAGATGGCCAAGTACCTCGTCGTCCACCACAATTGCCATGTTAGCTTCCTCAATATCACCACCGAAGCCTCCGCCGCTCAAACCCATCTTCTCCGCTCACCAGCTTGCACAGTACTGCCTCCTGGCCTGCAAGTCATCGACCTCCCACCTGTTGATATTTCTGCCCTTGTCAGTGAAGAAACTCTCATCCTCACCCGACTATCTATCATCGTTGAGGAGAGCCTCAAGTCTGATCTAAAGTCGGTCCTCATAAAGCTGGGCAAGCTGCAGGCTCTCGTAATCGATTTTTTCTGTACCCAAGCTTTCGAAATCTGTAGGGAGCTTTCAATTCCTACCTACACCTTTTGCACTACCTCCACTGCTTTCCTTTGCTTTTCCTTGTATTTTCCTACTTTGGACAGAGAGGTAGAATGCGAGTTCGTTGACCTCCTTGAATCAATTCAAGTACCAGATTGCGCACCAGTACGAATTGAGGACTTGCTGGACCAAGCCCGGAATAGGAAGATTGACGAGTACAAGTGGTTGCTGCTCCACCTTAGCCGATTGCCCATGGCAACCGGGATTTTCTTGAACTTGTGGGAGGATCTTGAACCAAAGTCTCTTAAAGCAATAAGAGAGCACTCATTCTATAAGCAAATACCCACACCACCGATTCATGTCATTGGGCCGCTTATCAAAAAGGATGAAGTACCAATGACTGAAACGGATGCTGAGTGTCTTGCTTGGCTGGATAAACAACCATTAGATTCAGTTCTTTACATAGCACTAGGCAGCGGAGGGACTTTGACAGCTGCACAACTCACTGAGTTGGCATGGGGTTTGGAGCTAAGCCGGCAACGGTTCATCTTGGTGGTGCGTAAGCCGACCAATACGTCTGCCTCTGGTACGTTCTTCAACGTGGGTGGAGATTTTAACGATCCAAAGGCATATTTGCCCGAAGGTTTCCTGGAGAGGACAAAAGGAGTGGGGCTAGTGATTCCATCCTGGGCTCCACAGTTGATGGTGATCCGCCACGCATCGACCGGTGCTTTTTTATCTCACTGTGGATGGAACTCCATACTGGAGAGTATCACTTATGGTGTGCCGATGATCGCATGGCCACTTTATGCTGAACAGAGAATGAACGCGACGATGCTTGTCGAAGAGGTCGGCGTGGCCGTTAAGCTGGCAGGGGGAGGACTAGAAAAACGAGTTGTCGAAAGGGAGGAGATTGAGAGGGTGATAAGGATAGTGATGGAGGTTAATGAAGGAAAGGTGATGAGGCATACGGCCAGAAAGCTTAAAGACAGTGCCGAGAAAGCATTGAACTTTGGTACCGGGTCGTCTTACAAGTCTCTTTCTTGTGTTGTTCAGGAATGGAAGGCACGTA tcttataa